The Humulus lupulus chromosome 4, drHumLupu1.1, whole genome shotgun sequence genome has a window encoding:
- the LOC133829959 gene encoding LOB domain-containing protein 4-like: protein MKESGRKQGAMSPCAACKLLRRRCAQDCVFAPYFPADEPQKFASVHKVFGASNVNKMLQELPEDQRSDAVSSMVYEANARVRDPVYGCVGAISSLQQQIDALQTQLALAQAEVVHMRMSQFSPTPNHNNNPHQSTDSITTHHHHHHPTTDQNNNNNNKHHIMSNTTSHHHHLHHQTKSFFSLDMAVDHHQANMGESLWSC, encoded by the exons atgaagGAGAGTGGTAGAAAACAAGGTGCGATGTCACCATGCGCGGCGTGCAAGCTTCTGCGGCGGCGGTGTGCGCAGGATTGTGTGTTTGCTCCGTACTTTCCCGCCGACGAACCCCAGAAATTCGCGAGTGTTCATAAGGTCTTTGGTGCTAGCAATGTCAACAAAATGTTACAG GAACTACCAGAAGACCAGAGAAGTGATGCAGTGAGCTCAATGGTATATGAAGCAAATGCAAGAGTGAGAGATCCAGTTTATGGGTGTGTTGGAGCCATATCATCCTTACAACAACAGATCGATGCTCTCCAAACCCAATTGGCTCTAGCACAAGCCGAAGTAGTCCACATGAGAATGAGCCAGTTCTCTCCCACACCCAATCATAATAATAATCCTCATCAATCTACTGATAGTATTActactcatcatcatcatcatcatcctactactgatcaaaataataataataataataagcacCATATTATGTCTAACACTACCTCTCATCACCATCATCTCCATCATCAAACCAAGTCCTTTTTTAGCTTGGACATGGCAGTAGATCATCATCAGGCTAATATGGGAGAGTCTTTATGGTCATGCTAG